A window from Eubalaena glacialis isolate mEubGla1 chromosome 1, mEubGla1.1.hap2.+ XY, whole genome shotgun sequence encodes these proteins:
- the LOC133094692 gene encoding interferon-induced protein with tetratricopeptide repeats 1-like, with protein sequence MSNNADEDQIKDKLQQLRCHFTWELVINDTEIPDLENRVLEQIEFLDTKYNVGIYNLLAYVKHLRGQNEEALKSLKEAEDFTQQEHANQSDERSLVTWGNYAWLHYHMGRHAEAQIYLDKVKNTCRKLANSSSYRMECPHTDCEEGWALLKCGGKNYERAKVCFEKALEVDPENPEFSTGYAITVYRLEGFHKAAQGTGALCLNALKQAVRLNPKDAYIKALLALKLQDVGQESEGEKYIKEALTNASSKIYILRYAAKFYRRKGSLDEALQFLKLALKATPSSVFLHHQMGLCYRSQVTQIKRATNWQPKGQDKENINRIIQSAITHFEFAVQKKPTFEGAYIDLAEMYTEAGDHKKAEDAYQKVLCMEPLDTSMLQQVHFQYGRFLEFQKKSEVDAISHYLKAVKIENASLGRDKSINSLKKLALRKLQRDASDIESLYILGFIHKVKGKMNEALEYYEQALRLVPVLENSVLVTCRH encoded by the exons ATGAG taATAATGCTGATGAGGATCAGATCAAGGATAAGCTGCAACAGTTGAGATGTCACTTTACATGGGAGTTGGTCATTAACGACACTGAAATACCTGATTTAGAAAACAGGGTCTTGGAGCAGATTGAGTTCCTAGACACCAAATACAACGTGGGAATATACAACTTACTGGCCTACGTGAAACACCTGAGAGGCCAGAATGAGGAAGCCCTGAAGAGTTTGAAAGAAGCTGAAGACTTCACCCAGCAAGAACATGCCAACCAATCAGACGAGAGAAGCCTGGTTACCTGGGGCAACTATGCCTGGCTGCATTACCACATGGGCCGACATGCAGAAGCCCAGATTTACCTGGACAAGGTGAAGAACACTTGCAGGAAGCTTGCAAATTCCTCCAGCTATAGAATGGAGTGTCCTCATACGGACTGTGAGGAAGGATGGGCCTTGCTGAAATGTGGAGGAAAGAATTATGAGCGGGCCAAGGTCTGCTTTGAAAAGGCTCTGGAAGTGGACCCTGAAAACCCTGAATTCAGCACTGGGTATGCAATCACCGTCTATCGCCTGGAGGGCTTCCACAAAGCAGCACAGGGTACTGGGGCACTTTGTCTGAATGCCCTAAAACAGGCTGTCAGGCTAAATCCAAAAGATGCATATATTAAGGCTCTCCTTGCCCTGAAGCTTCAAGATGTAGGACAAgaatctgaaggagaaaaatacattaaagaagCACTGACCAATGCGTCCTCGAAGATCTATATCCTTCGATATGCTGCCAAGTTCTACCGAAGAAAAGGCTCTCTGGATGAAGCTCTTCAGTTCCTAAAACTGGCCTTGAAAGCAACACCCTCCTCTGTCTTCCTGCATCACCAGATGGGGCTTTGCTACAGGTCACAAGTGACCCAAATAAAGAGAGCTACAAACTGGCAACCTAAAGGACAGGATAAAGAAAACATCAACAGAATAATACAATCAGCCATAACTCATTTtgaatttgctgtgcaaaaaaagCCCACATTTGAGGGGGCTTACATAGACCTGGCAGAAATGTACACAGAAGCAGGTGACCATAAAAAAGCTGAAGATGCTTATCAAAAGGTGTTATGCATGGAACCACTCGACACATCTATGCTGCAACAGGTACATTTCCAATACGGCCGATTTCTggaatttcaaaaaaaatctgaagttgATGCAATCAGCCATTATTTAAAAgcagtaaaaatagaaaatgcatcATTAGGAAGGGATAAAAGTATCAATTCTTTGAAGAAATTGGCTTTAAGGAAACTTCAGAGAGATGCATCAGATATAGAAAGCTTGTACATCCTTGGGTTCATCCacaaagtaaaaggaaaaatgaatgaagCCCTGGAGTATTACGAGCAGGCCCTGAGGCTGGTTCCTGTCTTGGAGAACTCTGTGCTTGTGACCTGTAGGCACTGA